The DNA window CGGAAGTCCTTCTGCAGTCCCTCCTTCAGGGAATCGAACATGACGTGCAGAAGGTTGCAGGCAGCCAGGGAAACCTGCTCGTGCTCCACACCCAGCACTGCCGAGAGACGCGGGGCCCCCAGCTCCGCCAGGATGGCCATGGTCTGTAGGTACAAGCACAGGCACCTGCTGGGGACTTTGGGGGAAAAACCTGGCACTCCCCAGCATCTTATGAGAACGGTTCCCCTCCACAAGGCTCTCACAACTCAGACCTAGCAGGTGACAGCTTAGAGCTCCCCCGTTCAGCAGCACGGCTACAGCACAACACAGGCGAAGGCCATCAGAGCTCCCCAGCCCGACGTAGTTCGGAGCCTCCCCAGCACAGACGTCCCCATGGTCCCCACACACAGGAGGGCTGAGCTCCAGTGGCACCTACCCGGGAGCGGTGCCCGGAGCACAGCCCCACCAGGGTGCGCAGGGCGGCCAGCATCAAGTCAGCCTTGGCCGTGTCAAGCAGCCGCGTCAGCAGCCGCACACCATCGCTTTGGAAGATTTTCTCTGCTCCGGCCTCCTCTCGCGCCAGCACAATCAGGTTCTGCGCCGCCTGTGAAAAGAGAGGCGCGTTTGGGTCACCTGCCCTCCAGAACAGACTCCCCTGCACACAGGGAACCTCATGTGGGAGCCCACGGGGCAGCCACAAGCTCCCACCCCCACTCCCAGTCTCCACGGAGCGTGTTCTGCCAGCAGGAAGCCTGGGCTCCCAGGACAGCacagtgcagccagcagtgccGACCTAGGCATACGATTCCTCCGCTCCTTGCCCTCCACCCAAGTCATGTTGCCCCATGGAGTTCAGACCTTTTGCTTCTTGtctgcatctttttcttcaggatcCAGCAAGATCTGGAACATCTGCTCCACCTTTGAGTCCGTGCAGGACATGGTCTTCATCTGAGACAGGccagaaacagcagctcagccctCGCCGCCCCCTTCAGCCATCGCACCCGCAGggatgcacagcagcagccgccCCACACACCATCTTCCCCCTCACCTTCTCGTGCATGCTGCTCCCCAGGGCGCGCAAGGCCTCCTGGAAGGCCTTGTTCTTGGGCTCCAGGCTCACGCACCTCTGCAGGTCGCTGATAGCCTGGTCCAAGCGGCCCAGCTTCTGCAGCGCCTGGCTTCGGCGGAACAGCGCCTTCATGTCCCGGCCGTCGGCTTCAATGGCTGTAGAAGAGCGAGGGAGCTATCGCAAAGCCCCTGGACCGCTCCAGTCTGCCTTGGCAGGCAGCACACAGAGGCCGGTCCCTGCTGGCGACACCCGGCAGTACCTTTAGATGCATCAGCCTCCGCCTTGGCATAGTCCTCCTGCAGGGAGAGAGCGGGTGAGAAGGAGGCGCCTGGCACACCGTCCGTGCAGGCTGCATTCACCCCGCCTGCTGCACCCCCCACTGAGAGAAGAGCAGGGAAACAgctggggggcctgggggggcaAACGCTGTCACTGAGAGCTGGGGACCAGAAGTCGGGTGCCCCGCCCTTCCCAGAGCACAGCCCTCGTGGGGTCCCCAAGGAGCCCTAAGGCCTGATGCTTTCCGAGTGCCCGCTGTGGCGGTGCTCCCTGCCCCTCCGAGCCCCTGAGGTTCTCCGTGCTTCCCCCCTGCTCCAGACACGGTTCGTGACGGGAAACCAAGGACGCTGCGACTGTCTGGGGGGCAGACCCGGGGCGTCTGCACACCCCGGCTGGGCACGGCGGCGCGCTGGGGAGATGGGGCAGCGACAGCCAGGGGTTGGGGGCAGGGGAAAGGGCGAGCGGAGGGATCAGCGCCTGGCCCGGGGGCTGGCGTCGCTGTGCGGGCACCCAGCCGGCAGCTCAGggagcccggccctgcccggcccagCCGGCAGCACAGGAcggcccggccctgcccagccctgcccagcccggcccagcccggcccagccccggcccgcccggccccgcggctcaCGCACCAGCTTGAGGTAGCAGGCGGCGCGGTTGCGGTGCAGCACGGCGCGCTCGGGCTCGGCGCAGCTGAGGCTCAGCGCCCGCGTGTAGGCGGCCAGGGCGGCGGCGTGCTGCCCGGCCTGGAACAGCGCGTTGCCCCGCTCCCGCAGCTGCCCCGCCGACACCTGCGACGGCAGCGGCTGGCACCacggcggggcggcgcggggccgggacgGGAccgggccccggcccccgccgcgaGCCCCGGCCCGTtcccgagcccccccccggcccggcccggcccggccccgaaTCCAGTCCGGTCCCGTCCCGCCCGTCCCGTTCCCgagccccgtcccgtccccggtcccggtcccgtcccgtcccgtcccgcccgTCCCGTTCCCgagccccgtcccgtccccggtcccggtcccgtcccgtccGGTGCCGCCCCCGAATCCAGTCCGGTCCCGTCCCGCCCGTCCCGTTCCCGAGCCCCGTCCCGTCCGGTGCCGCCCCGAATCCAGTCCGGTCCCGTCTTGTCCCCCGCCACGAGCCCCGTCCTATTCCCGagccccgtccccgtcccgtcccgcctgtcccgtcccgtcccgaaTCCAGtccggtcccggtcccggtcccgtcCCATCCCCCGAGCCTCGTCCCGTCCCGCCCCGAATCCAGCCCggtcccgtcccctccccgagccccgtcccgtcccccgtccccggtcccgtcccgtccGGTGCCGCCCCGAATCCAGTCCGGTCCCGTCTTGTCCCCCGCCACGAGCCGCGTCCTGTCCCGTCCCATTCCCGagccccggtcccggtcccggtcccgtcccgtccGGAGCCGCCCCTAATCCGGTccggtcccgtcccgtcccgtcccgccccgAATCCAGTCCGGTCCCGGTCCCGTCCGCCCCTCACCGCCTCCTCCATGGCCGCTCCGGCCGGGCTCTGACGTCACCGCCGATCGCCCGGGGAACCCGGACGCCGCCGCCCGCGTCGCGTGCCGGGAgggcgctgccggggccgggccgggcgcaGCCTCCACCGCCCCCCCGTGGCCCGGCGGTGTCAGCGCAGGGCGggcccccccgccacccccggTGACCCCGCGCgacccccggtgccccccgtactgcccccgtgccccccccccgccccccccccgtcctCACCCCCGTCCCCCCATTGGCAGCAGCCACCGGGACCCCTACGCCTCCCCCCCGGGAGcgcggggagccggggctgcggggccgggggtgccgcgggggggcggcgggagccCCCCGAgggccggggagccccggggcgggcagcggccgcAGGGCAGGAGGCGGCCGAGGCTGCAGCGCTTGGTGCGGTAGAAGTGGACGAGGTCGAGGGCCATGAGGACGAGGACGAGGAGCCCGTAGAGCCCCACGAAGGGCAGGGCCAGCGGGTTCCTGCGGGGCAGGGGCACCTCAGCACCAGGGAGGGGCACCGGGGGCGcctcagcaccaggcagcccccagtgctgccagccccggggccgtgcTGCCAGCGCCGCAGCCCCACGCCgcccctcccagccccgctcaccGGAGGAGGCCAGGCACGGGGAGGCTGGAGAGGTTCACCCCGGTGAGGGCCTCCACGGccccctgggagcagcaggactTGAGGGCGTGGGGGCCGGGCCGGCAGCAGTACCGGTGCGTGGCCGGGTCCGTCAGGCGCGGGCAGTAGAAGCCGGGGTGGTAGCGGCCGTCGGGGCCCGCGTAGCCCTCGCAGAGGTGCAGGTTCTGCACcgaggctggggcaggagcagtggGCGCAGGGCTGCGGCACCAGCACGCTCCCGGGAAGGGCAAAAGCAGGAGGGGAGGGCAaagccccagcctggcagcccAACTCTGGTCTCCCTggtccccccctgccccacgggGGCAGCACCTCTCGCCCCACAGGTGTGCTGCAGCGGGACCAGCTCCTGGGACCACGCCTggcccctgtccccagcacggACCACCGCCTCCCCAGCCCTGACCGCACAGCCTCCAGCTGGGgatggcagggagcagcccaggGGACGCAGCCCCAGCAGAGAGGGGAGGACGGGCAGTGCCTGCCCCTACCtcagggagcagggggaaagGGGCCGTACCTGTCCCGAGGATGCCAGGGTACAGAgcagcagcgaggagcagctggagcaggagcccACCCGGCATCTTCCCTGCCATCCctgggcagaggcagctccGGTGCTGTCTGAGGCAGAAACCACAGCCCCTCCTGCTCCCGCCTCCATTGCGGCCCATCAGGAGCCTCTTGGAGCCATTAGAGCCTCCTGCACTTACTGCCCCGCTCCGCAGGGACCGCGGGTGGGAGGCGGGAGCATCGCTAATGAGCTTCTCCAGGGCCAAGCGCCGGGACCGGAGGCACCATCCCCACCTTGCAGCAGGTCCGTCAGCCCTAACCGGGCACCTCAGCCCTGCTCGGGCTCCCGGCATGGAGGCTGAGGGCTGCAGGCCAGAATGGCACAGGGCGAGCGCGCCATGGCGCCGGGGCAGTGGGCAGGCTGTGCCGCAGCCCCTCGGGCCGCAGGACAGCCccggcaggcagcagcctggccccCCGCCAGCCGTGCCATTAGCCAGGCTCTGACAGAGCCACCGCGGGCACACGCGTGccctgcagaggggcaggaCCCGACCAGCTCCCGCCAGTCCCCAGCACCATGTGCCCCACAGCTGGGGACCCTGAGCAGCGGTGGTGCGAGGGGCGTACTGCCCTGTGCCCGCGGCACGCTGCGCGCTGCCTCCAGGTGCTCTGCCCCTTGTCCGTGCCGTGGCTGCGCGCAGCTGAGCCTGGGGGGTGCAGCTGAGCCTGGGCTGTGCAAGGTAAGTGAGACGGAGCTCAGACAGCaccacctccttccccagccctccccaggggTGCCACAGCCCAGCCCACCAGTGCCCCAGCAGTAATAATTAGCCCCGGGGGGGCCAGGGGAGTGCAGCATCCACAGTAACCGGGACGCAACTCGGCTTCCcgcagcctctgagccaccgCAGACCCGAGGCGCTTTGGCATTGCCACCAGCTCGTTCGCACGAGTGGTCTGGGTGACCCCCAGCAGCGGCAGGCAGTGTAGCACTGTTGGGAGAGGCCGTCCCCACGCTCACCTCACGCGttgctgccagcacagggagctgccCACCTTCGGTCTGCACCCCAGAGCCTTTGCTCCCACCAGAGCCAGGCACTGCCTTGTCTTTGCGCGTGGCTGACCCGGCCGTGCCACCAGGGAATGAGCGCCAAGCGCCCCACACCCTGCTCAGccccggggagcaggggcaggacaGGGGCCCTGCggtgcagagcagggacagCGTCGGCCGCCCGCAGCCCTCCCAGCCTGCCGGGGCACAGGGCACAGCTCAGAGCCTCTCCCCACAGAGCACCCCTCCcgctgcccagcaccaccagtGTGAGAACCACAAAGCAGACAGGCCGGGGCTCCTGGAAACAGCCTCATGTTTCCTACAAGCTCCAGGCGAGCTCGGTCTCCAGTCCATAGCGCCTGCCCGGCCAGGCCGCTGGCAGCCCACATGCTGCCCTGCCGCTCTGTGGGAGCCCAGGCGCCAGCAGggcccctgccccggggctgcaCGGTGGGCACCTCCCAGGCAGCCGTGcttacacagcagcagcctgtcccGCTGCCTCGCCAGCCCTGCTCCGCTCAGGGGAGCCCCCGGCCCGCACCCTCTGCACCAGGCAGCATTCAGCAGCCTCCACACAGCCCCGCCGCAGCAGTTCACTGTCCAAAATCTATCTGAGAACACAGGACtaataaataagaaagcagcagcctttgCAGGTCCGGCACCTCCTGCCCAGTGCCGCCTGCCTGCTGCGGGCCTCCTGGCCCAGTCTCTCCCGGGCTGTGCTGGCGCTGCGGGGCTCGGTGGCTGCACAGCCAGTCTGCTCCTCTCCCGCCCTGGGAGGCGCTACCCCAGGCGGACGCGGAAAGTGGCGATTTCCATGGGGTCCAGGCGGATGGTGGTGCTGTTGGAGGCCGTTCCCAGCGGGTACATCAGGGTCAGCGaggtgggctgcagggagcccagctccagcccccggaacaggctgcccagcgCCAGCTAGGGAGACAGCAGGGAGGAGGGTGGGTGGCGCGGGCACCTGGGTTCCTGCGCTGACCCAGCCCAGGCTTTCCCCTCCCTCATCGGGGGGTGCAGGGCTCATGCCAGACTCCAGTCCCCCCTCCTGCAAAACCAGTGTCCTCCAGCTTTGCCTGCAAAAGGGGCAGAGCGGGACTGCCTGCTTCGTTGTGGGACCCTTGAACAGCCACTGGTTCTGGGGGTCAGGGggcccctccctccctcccaccccaatCCTGGCTTGGCAGGAGCTCAGGGATGCTCGAGGCAGGCCTGGTGCCAGATGTGCCAGggtgccacagcacagctctgaccCCACGTGGGTGCAGGCGGCAGCTCCTACCTTGCCCTGGCTGGTGGTGCAGTTAAACCCCAGGTTCCTGGCCTCCAGGCTGCAGTCAAAGCCTTTGCGGTGCAGGATCAGGGCTGCCTCGGCCGAGGGTAGCGAGTCGTCCTGCTGGGCAGCGGGGCCATGAGGTACAGTGCCGGGGACGGCGACTGCGAGCCCCCTGTCACCAGGCTGTGCCACCTGCCCACGCAGCACAGGGCCACGGCTCACCTCTGCCTGCAGCGTCCGCAGGTTGAGGATGTGAAAGTCACAGGGGACGGTGGCAGAAAGGGGTGCAAAGGAGCGCAGGGCCGGCGGGGCTGGCTTCTCCTGGGCCACAGGCAGGACCAGGGCCTCAGCGTTCAGGTGCATGGAGGTGATGTGGctcagcagggaggggaagctGACCGGGCGGCTGTCCTGCACCTGACAAACAGCAAGCAGTCAGCGCGGGCGAGGCGGCTGCGGGGCCAGGCAGAGCCTGCCAGGGCCTGCGGGGCCTCCCGCTCCTTTTGGCCTCTCCGGCGGCACCCAGAGGACAGGCACCCgccagcaccaggcacccaGAGCCTCCAGGCAcggcccctccttccccagcacccaAACAGCAGCTGCACCACACAGCCTGCACGGCTCCGGCTGGGCTATGGGCAGGCTACGAGCCCGCTAGGGGCCTGGCTAGGCTAGTTGCTAGCAGCTAGTGCACGAGACAGGGAGACAGCAGGGCCGGGCCGGCCATTACCTCTGGGCTGCCAGTCCTGGCGCCAGGGAAGCCCAAAGCTTTAAACACGGAGGCCAGTTTGGAAAAGAAGCTGGAGCTCTGAATGGGTGAAATGGTGCATGGATCGAGAGCAACGAGGTGATGGGATGAGAACACCGTGATTACAAGGGTTCCGTGCCCCCAGACGCAGGGCAGACCCCGCTGCGCAGTCCTGCCCTCCCCGCACACCCCACACTCTGGGCACGGCCCCATCCCTCTGCAGTGCCAGCAtggtggccaggagggccaTAAGGTGACAGGGGAGGGCACCCCGCACCCAGCTGCACACGTGGCTGTTTGCAGATGCCACCGTCCCACACCGTACCGAGGCAGGGCTGGACTCTGcaccagagcagcactgctcctgACCCCCAAACTCCTGCGGCGTCCCCAGCCCATGCACCTTGTTGGCAGTGGCGCGGCGCTCCAGGAGGAGGCGGAAGCGGTTGCAGGTCCGCTTGTTGTCCTTCAGCCCTTGGCCCAGGCCCCGGTTGTCATCCTGCATGAGGCGCCGGTCCAGGATCACCTCCAGCTGGCCTGCGGAGAGCGGGCCCCCAAGCCCCAGGCGTTAGCAGCCGCCAGCTGCCCCCCACGGCCCCccggcagcacagccccacggcCCCAGCTCACCGCTGCCGAGACTGGAGACCCCCAGGGCCTGGGCTGTGTGCAGCGTCAGGCGGCTCTGCGCATCCTGGATGTAGGCCATGGCGGGCATGGGGTAGAAATTGGCCTGCAGCGGCAGCTTCTGCTGGTACCTGCGGGGCTGGATCTGTCGAGGGACGGGGgtcaggggctgggggtggcaaAGCACTGCCCCTGCGGGCAGCTGCCATCCCTCCCCGGGCTGCTGGCACACCTGGAAGCCGTTGAGGTCTGTGAAGAAGGTGTCGTCGCTCTCGATGTCCGTGCTGAAGCGCAAGGCCAGCTCCTTGTTGACGTGGTCACGGATGTCCACCAGGCAAGACACGTCCAGGGACAGGCCCTCCACCCCTGCGGGCCAGCAGTGAGTGGCTGGGCCCCACAGGGAGCATCGGCCAGTGGCCCCGGGCTGGGGACCTCCAGGGCACAGCCCCACTTGTCCCACCTGGCACATTGTAAAGCCGCACCACGGTCTGGACGTGCTGGTAGTAGCTGGCAACCTCTGAGAAGAAGGGTCCCTCCGTCACTCGCACAACTGGGGGCTCCTTGGGCGTGTAAGGCTGTGGggggaggaggctgcagtgaggcTGCTGGCTCCAGGACTGTCCCATGGCTGTTGGCACAGCCGCCAGCCAGGCTCTCAGAGGAGGCCCCCATACCTTGGCCTCGCCATCAGGCAGGAAGAGATAGGCTCCACTTTTGTCCTTGGAGGTTCTGGTGCCGTAGACAAGAAACTCACTGCTCACCCTCTGCTCCCGCTCCTCCCCAGCTCGGCGGAGGCTCTGCAGGGCGCAGGCCGGCAGGACAGTGAGCACACCCTGCATGAGGCACTGCTGCGCGCCCTGCCCTCCTTCACTGCCGTGCCACCCCCAGGCCCTGCGCTTGCCTGCAGCAGGCCTGAGCGCCCCGAGAAGCAGGCCCGCAGGTGCTGGTTCTCCAGGCAGAAGTCGTCAGGAGCGGTCGGGAAGACGTGCACAGGTACAGTCTCCTGCTTGCGCACGGGCAAGTCCCGGCCGTGCAGGTACAGGCGCACAGAGGACTTCAGCATGGCTTGGCCGTCGAAGgacttctgcagctgcagcacacgCAGCCCCAGTGCAGGCAGGCGGGCCAGAACAGAGACCTGCGGGCGGCAGGGAGACGTGACCGAGGGCTTCCGTGGGGGGCAGCCAacctgctggctgccagcaggacACGGGCCCTGCTTTTGGGGTCTCTGTGGAGGGAGACGTGCGTGGGAGCCTGGGGTNNNNNNNNNNNNNNNNNNNNNNNNNNNNNNNNNNNNNNNNNNNNNNNNNNNNNNNNNNNNNNNNNNNNNNNNNNNNNNNNNNNNNNNNNNNNNNNNNNNNNNNNNNNNNNNNNNNNNNNNNNNNNNNNNNNNNNNNNNNNNNNNNNNNNNNNNNNNNNNNNNNNNNNNNNNNNNNNNNNNNNNNNNNNNNNNNNNNNNNNNNNNNNNNNNNNNNNNNNNNNNNNNNNNNNNNNNNNNNNNNNNNNNNNNNNNNNNNNNNNNNNNNNNNNNNNNNNNNNNNNNNNNNNNNNNNNNNNNNNNNNNNNNNNNNNNNNNNNNNNNNNNNNNNNNNNNNNNNNNNNNNNNNNNNNNNNNNNNNNNNNNNNNNNNNNNNNNNNNNNNNNNNNNNNNNNNNNNNNNNNNNNNNNNNNNNNNNNNNNNNNNNNNNNNNNNNNNNNNNNNNNNNNNNNNNNNNNNNNNNNNNNNNNNNNNNNNNNNNNNNNNNNNNNNNNNNNNNNNNNCTTCCGCAGCAGCCGGTCCTCTGCGGGAGGCGGCCCCTGAGAGCCGCCCCCCGGGCaccgccgccccggcccggggctcccggccccggctccccgcgCCCGGGCACTCACCCGTCAGGTCGCTCCAGCCCTCAGCGGCGAAGAGTGGCGTGAAACCGGCGGGGCCCAGCGCCGCGAGTCCGTCCAGCCGCCGGTAGAAGAGCTGCTCCTCCTCGCGGCCCGACGGCACCGCGATGGTGGTGTGGGGCATGCGGAACCGGACCCTCCtaccccggcccggcccccgcggCCGCTCGCCGGCCCCCGCCTCCCGCTCCGGGGAGCCGCCGCCTGCCGAGGGTCCCTGCatgcccgcccccggccccgctcccctcccgcaGCTGTGACCCGGCCTCGGCCCGGGCGGGCCCTCGCTccccggggctcggcggcgggctcccgcagcccccagcccgctccGGGCGCGCCGcctccggccccgccgccccgcgaCTGCCCCGGGCAGCCCGGAGCCGGGGGCGCCCACGAGCGCATCCCGCCGGGCCGTTACCTAATGCTCGGGAGCCGCTAAGGGGATTAGCGGTGACGGCAGGGCTTTGCGAGCCGCCGGCAAAAATAGCCGGCTCAGGTCGAGCTCTGCCGCGGGGGTCCCGCCGGGACCGGCCCGGGACCGGCTGCCCCGCCCCGgagccgccccgccccgccccggtGCCGCCCCGCCCCGGTGCCGCCCGGCGCGGTCCCGCACTCCGGGCCATGCCGCGGGCGCGGACGGAGCTGCGCGGGCGGCTCCGGTACCGGGGCTGTGCGCGGGGCCCGCGGCTCAGCCTCCTGCACGTGCGGCTCTcggaggcggcggcgcgggcgcTGCGAGGCTGCCAGCGGCGGCAGGTGGGaccggggcgggccggggggcgcgggggaaCGGCGCTGTGCTGGGCTCACGGCGTCCCGCGATGTTGCAGGGGGCGCCGGGACCCGCGATCGCCTTCCAGGGGAGCCAGGGGGtgagtggggctggggacggcGGCTGGGGAGGACTCGGGGGGaccggggcgcccggggtagCCGGGGGTGAGTGGATCGGGGCACCGGGGAAAGaggggggacgggacgggacgcgGCACCCGGGCCGTCGGCGGCCGGGGGAGGCTCGGAGCGCCCCGGGACGGTGTCCGCGGGACGGTGCCGGTGGCGCCGGTGGGAGCcggggcggcgccgcggggTGGAgccgccgcgccccgcgggATGGAGAGGCTcgggggggggcgcggcccTGACAGCCGGTCCCCGCCGGCAGTGCCTGACGGTGCCGGGAGGCCCCGGGACCTCTCCGCGGCTCTTCGCCTTCTTCCTCTCCCGCTGCAGCTGGGACGAGCCGCAGGCCAGCTTCGAGTGTGTGCGGCTGGCAGTGCCCCGGTGAGCCCCCCGCCGCCAAGCCAAGGGTCCGGTGGGCTACGGGGTTGCTCGTTCGTACCCCGCCGGAGCCAGCCCTCTCCCGCTCTCCCGGTCACCTCTGCACTCGacctgtgccagcagcacggcgtcagccccagccctggcactgctgACGGTGCTGCGGACACCCATGGGTGCGAGCACTGCCCGTGAGCACTGCTTCCCATCACTGTTCAGACCCCAGTCATGTCCTATCCTGCTCACGGTCCCCAGTGGCAGTCCAGGACTTTTGGGGTCTGAAAATCCCCAACAGCCTCTCATTGTTTGCAGCATCCTCAGCCTACAGTCCCTGCAGGGGCATTCAGTATGCTGGGGTAGCAGCAGCCTTGGAGACAGGGCCTCTCCGGGGACAGGCTACCTCCTCTCTTGGGGTGCTCGCCTTGCAAGGTCTTCTCTGGGCTTTGCACGGGATAGGGCGCATGGGCTGGGCTTGGCTGGCAGGAGATGTTGTCTTCTCTCAGACTAGGTCAGAGCTGGTTGGACAGAGTGGGCAGCATCCAGGAGAAAATCACAGTCTGTGCCTCAGAGGGCACCTACCCACCGCTGCGGGAGCGTGTGTCCCAATCTAAGGAGCCCTGGAGCAGAGCAGTCGCTGAGCCAGATGTGGCTGTGCCTGGCTATGGTAAGCAGGGTGCTTCAGGGGGTGCTGAGCCTCTGCTGCCTCTCAGGCTGAGGCCACACTGAGGACCCACACCCGCATGCTGGCAAACCACCAGTGTGTGATGGCTGCAGGGCCCCTGCTGTACCCCCAGGAGAGGGATGCTGCCTCTCCTGGGACCTGCTGGCTCTGGGATGTGGCAGCTGCTTGCCATGGCCAGGAGCAACAGCTCTGCAAGTCTGGGGGTGTTGGGCCACACCAGGtagcaggagccagcagtggcACTGCGAGTGCGGTACCGGGTTCCTGTCCTGTCACCCACAGTGGGGTGGGCACCGCTGGCTGGGGGCACAGGGGCTGCACTGGGTGTGATGGGGGAGGAGACCTGGTGTGATTCTGCCAGGTGCTGACACTGCTCTCTCCGGGTGTGTCTGCAGGCAAAGGTGTCACGGCTCCCAGGAAGGCAGGCACGGTCAgcgtgctgcagcagagctccctcTGTCACATCCGCGAGGGCAAGAACCACGGACCaacagcagccagccccagggccgCTGCTCAAAGCCTGGTTCAGCTCCTGGCCCTGCGGCCCCACCGCAAGCATGAGCTCCTGCAGCGGCTGGCGGGGACGCAGGCAGGCAGGCCCGActgggcagggctgctggctgcactggaGGAGGTGAGTGGCGCTggggcagctcagctctgggATGTGAGCACTGCGGGACACGcacctgctgctctccctgtgcAGGTGGCAGACCTGGATCCCACAGAGTGCTGCTACCGCCTGAAGGAGTCGCTGGTGGGGCGGGTGCAGGAGGACTGGCCAGGGTACACGGCCCAGGAGCGTCGGCAGGTTGCCCTGCTGCAGCGCAGGTAGAGCCGGGGGACCGGGGTGAGGTGtgaggagcagggggctgcaggtgcacaTTTGCTGCTGGGGTCTTGCCTTGGGCGCGCTGCACGTGATGccaggtgctcagcaccctccaGGCACAGCTGGATCTACCCTTCTGCTGCCCAGGCACCAGGCATCCGAAGGCGCTTCCCCAGCCTAGGTCTCTGGTGACCCCCCTTCTTGTGCTCCAGCAGTCAGCCCCATGGCCCTGCAGCCCGGTCCTTCCTGGTGCCCCTGCAGCAACCACTGGAGTGCGGCTCCCCTCCAGGTGCTGGTGGAAACCGTCTGGGGGTGGTAAGTGCTTGTGGACACCGGCAGCAGAAAGCTCCCGGGTTCACAGGAGGAGAGGGCCTGGCTGGGTGTCTGCTTCCCGAAGGCATCCAGCTGCTTCTTCACTGTGTCCCCTTCCCATGGAGCCCAGCCACCCCAGGGCTCTGGGTTCTGCTCCTGCCTTGTGTCCCAGCCACCCCTGTGCCCTGTGTagcagcaggggctggccctgctgcagctcctggctcacAGACAGCCCAGTGGCTGGGGTGTGCCAGGGCTGTGACATGAAGCAAGGGATGTCGCAGCCCTGGGCTGAAGCTGACAGAAGCATGCAGCACCaactgctggagcaggggtcTGGAACAGGCACGAGGCAGAGcgagttttctttcagaaacgCCTGGCACTGCTGGATTTCTCCAACCCAAGAGTCAGCAAGAGGCACCggagctgcctgcagacatTTGGCACGAGGCAGCCAGGAGCacggggccagcagcaggctgggccTCTGCCCCCGAGTAGCAAcaccagggagctgcagggtgcAGAACGGggggagagcagagaagaggaggacAATGACCAGGAGGAGGGCACCCCATGCCCCAAGCAGCGCTgctctgcacccagaggtggggGGGGCATGGCCAGGGCCTGGCCAGCTTGTGTTGCAGAACTAGACCCTAGGGTACCATGGGAGGGAGGTGGGTGGCCCAAAGGAGGACTTCTGGTAAGCGGAGAGGTTTTGGCTCCAGAGCCAAGGTGAACACAGGGATGGTGCATGCCTGGATGTGCTGCCCAGCCTCATGGCCCCCATGCCCAGCGGAGCCATGCACCTGCCAGTTTGGTTTAGGACAGAGTGCTGGACAGGTTCTGGCTGAGTGGGAGGAGAAGGCCCTGGGAGGGCTT is part of the Cygnus atratus isolate AKBS03 ecotype Queensland, Australia chromosome 11, CAtr_DNAZoo_HiC_assembly, whole genome shotgun sequence genome and encodes:
- the LOC126913440 gene encoding protein shisa-like-1; its protein translation is MPGGLLLQLLLAAALYPGILGTASVQNLHLCEGYAGPDGRYHPGFYCPRLTDPATHRYCCRPGPHALKSCCSQGAVEALTGVNLSSLPVPGLLRNPLALPFVGLYGLLVLVLMALDLVHFYRTKRCSLAPAPRAPGGEA
- the MAN2A2 gene encoding alpha-mannosidase 2x; protein product: MLKSSVRLYLHGRDLPVRKQETVPVHVFPTAPDDFCLENQHLRACFSGRSGLLQSLRRAGEEREQRVSSEFLVYGTRTSKDKSGAYLFLPDGEAKPYTPKEPPVVRVTEGPFFSEVASYYQHVQTVVRLYNVPGVEGLSLDVSCLVDIRDHVNKELALRFSTDIESDDTFFTDLNGFQIQPRRYQQKLPLQANFYPMPAMAYIQDAQSRLTLHTAQALGVSSLGSGQLEVILDRRLMQDDNRGLGQGLKDNKRTCNRFRLLLERRATANKVQDSRPVSFPSLLSHITSMHLNAEALVLPVAQEKPAPPALRSFAPLSATVPCDFHILNLRTLQAEDDSLPSAEAALILHRKGFDCSLEARNLGFNCTTSQGKLALGSLFRGLELGSLQPTSLTLMYPLGTASNSTTIRLDPMEIATFRVRLG
- the ELL3 gene encoding RNA polymerase II elongation factor ELL3; this translates as MPRARTELRGRLRYRGCARGPRLSLLHVRLSEAAARALRGCQRRQCLTVPGGPGTSPRLFAFFLSRCSWDEPQASFECVRLAVPRLGQSWLDRVGSIQEKITVCASEGTYPPLRERVSQSKEPWSRAVAEPDVAVPGYGKGVTAPRKAGTVSVLQQSSLCHIREGKNHGPTAASPRAAAQSLVQLLALRPHRKHELLQRLAGTQAGRPDWAGLLAALEEVADLDPTECCYRLKESLVGRVQEDWPGYTAQERRQVALLQRSSQPHGPAARSFLVPLQQPLECGSPPGAGGNRLGVALEAKILYEYSHFKKSYPSYQQEKNRCEYLHQKLSHIKNLILQFEERGSS